gagttctagaaccctGACTGAAAAACATTCCGAAGACctattcttcaaagggttaaagtacAGAAGTTACAAAGTGAAAGACTCATTGTAGGCTAATAAGCTGTTATGGTTAAAGTAATTGAATACCTCCGCAGTCCCCTTCATTATTAGCTAACTAGTACCGCTGAATTAGGAAAGCAAAATAGTTATTCATCTATGTACTTtttcaagacaaaaaaataacacacagttGAATGTAATCTACTTTATTTTTACAGCagtgccacaaatgcatttttatgtgaaCACATGCAAAAGATTGACTGGCATTTCAGGAAGGCTGTCATAGCCCAATTGTATGGTTAAatctgtgtaaaaataatttgtatctCATAGTATACTCATTATTATGTATTGATTTACCTCAAACTGCATGGGTGTCAGTGGACATCACATGGAAAAAACAATCTGGATAGTGCTGCCTGCAACTTTTTAATTGGTAAAttcaaggaaaaatattttacttgccCCTTGTTATGAAGTTAAGTGCACAATTCTGTAACTATTTGAACCTACTGTGGATTCCTTTAGTGGACCCAAGAAGTACAATATTTTAGCCACTCATTTCTTATAGGACCAGATAAGAAAGCATTGTTTTGCCATCCAGCTAATTCATATACATACTACAACTGACATTTACAAACAtagttcattttcattatattttaggTTTCAACTCAAGCAGatcaaaagaaacattttgaaaaaactttGTGAAGCAGGACCCCTTGTGGCACAGAAAGATATTGCatacataacaaaacaaatctaCCGTGTTTGAATGTTCCTTGATGGGATCCCAATGTTTCTTGGGACATTTTTTGAAGTATCCTCCTAATCATAATTCTGTGTCTATGTCCAAAATGACAGGGTTAACCGGGAGGACTTGCCAGCACTCCATTTCCATACCTTTGCAGTGACGTTGCAAGCAGCCGGGTCAGTTTCCGGACTCAGGCTTCAAGGGAACAGGGATCTGGTTCCTCAGTCCTACCAACCAATGCAGTGCCTCTATACCCTCTGTTCCACAACATCATATTTGAACGTATTTGAGGGCTTTGGTGGTGCAGAACCTTTTAGCTTGGTCAAGACTATGAGAAAAGGAATTTCAGGCCATGCTCAGTGTCTTTAGTGCCCTACGATACTGTTACCTCTGTTGCTGCTCTCTTCCTATCTGGCACTCCAGCTCCAGGCTACGGATAAAGCCTTTGTGTTCTTGGTATCTGTGCAGGCCATTCTTCGTGGCAGCCAGTGGCTTCAGCATTTGAGCCTGTATTGCATTCAATCAGCAATTGACAGGAACAATTGTGGTAATTAATTAGTATTAATAATAGTATTGACAAGAGAATGTGAGTTTTAAATCATGGTAAAATTTAAATAGTTCATCCAGATTCCAGATATTAATCTACCTAGACATCTAATTAAATAGTATCACAATGCAAACTCCTAGCTGCACCAGAAATGTGAATAAATTTGGGAAAATCCAAATACTAAGAAATAAACTCACTGCATCAAGACACCAGTGAAATGAAGCTGCCAGAGGTCTCTCAGACTTACCTACTAGTTTTGGGGGGTGTGCAAACTGATGACAGATTAATTttaagacaaaaataataataataataataataaaatttaaaaattattcttgTAGGGGAACTGAATAATCTCATACCTTTATGTAATTGTTGTGCCAGATCCTAGAACTCCAGGATGAATCTGAAAAGTGCATGTGTCCAGAACTCTTTCTCATGGATGGATAAGCAGTCAGGAAATCTAATTCCCCAGGATGTGAATGCTGATGTGATGTTCATCTGATGTGCTGCTAAGCTGTATTTACCACACTCGGGATTTTCTCATGCCAGCAGAAATAACAGAAGACGAATTTAACTGACAGGACCTGAGAGGTTTCCGTAAAAGCACAGTCCACTTTTTCATCCCTCTCACATAATCAGGCTTTTCAGTTAATCTTTTTAATAGTCAAATTTTCTTGTGAGAGGTTATATGTACAGGTCACTGCTTAGTGCACAGGAAATGGACAGTGACAGACCTTTGGTCATGCAATATTTAAGCCTGAGCTCAGGTGGCAAGCTTCTTCATTAAAGACAGTGCCAGTGGGCAGTTCATTAAATATTCACACACTAAGCTTTTATTCAGTGCTCTCCTCTCTGAAACGTATAACACATGCAGtgacctccataatgtttgggacaaaggcatatttttttcttgattctgtactccacagtatcatatttgtaatcaagcaattcacatatggttaaagtgcacattctcagctttacGGGTATTTTCACacaatttggttttattttgtctcaggcattatgaagctcactgcatatagcaaaacatttttttttcattttatctacccccccccccccccccccatttgtttTGGTTATCCAATTATTTTCATAGGCAAGTCCAATGACTCTTCTGTTTACCCTGAACAGTGTAGAGAAGCATGCATCTCCACAGAAATGTATAATGTCAggcactgcttcttttcactcagcagtccagcagctgagcTGCAGTCATTGCATAGGAGAAGTCATTGGCAGCTAGTTCTTGTTTGATGATATTAGGAAAAGCCAGCCTTCTGGGGTGAGGCTATAGCCAAATATGCACTGTTCTGTTGCCTTGAGCACAGAATACATTACTATACTGAAAACCAGTGCTAGAGCAGGAGGATAGCCAATATGGTTATTGAACTTGACTTGTAACCAGAATCTTCAAGCTGTAGTACCTTGAGAAAGAGGCTACCTTTTTCCAACCAGTTCAACCAGcagaataaatgaatatgtataCACGCTTCTAGGTACAAAATAAGGTTGTTGAATTGTATTTACAAGTTGTACTTTCATTCATAAGTCAAAATGGGTGactaccaataaataaaatactgtattctTTATCTTGATAGcagcaacaaaatgtataaccactCATTTAAAATCTTCAGAACCTCAGACTGTACCACAACTGCAATTTCTTACTCTCAGGCTATATCCGATtagaaaatatatacagtgcaataaaaaaagcatttgaccccttcctgattttctctatttatttatcacaTTGAATGGTTcaaatctttagacaaaatgtaatattagacaaaggaaacctgagtaaacacaaaccacatttaaaaaatgatttaattaatttaatgaaaaaaggttatcaaacacccacGTGAAAAAGTCACACGATTAAacttaactggttgcaccaccttcaGCTGCAAGAACTGCAatcaaacacttcctataattttatATCAGAAGGTGGGGACAAACTGGTTgattttcaagcatgaactgctcgtttcaggtcctggcacagcatctctattgggttaaAGTCAGGACTTTGATTAGGGCACTCCAAAActataattttgtttcttttgagccattcagatgtggacttgcttttgtgtttcagataattgtcttgctgcataacccagttACAGCTTCAGCTCACTGACAGATGACCAggcattctccttaagaattttctagTACAGAGAGAAATTGACAAGTCGCCCAGGCccagaggcagcaaagcattCCCACACCATCATAAAGTTCAGGGGTTTTAGCACAATGGTCTGCTTCCAATAACTACCTGTTGAACAGAACTGATACGGTTGTGTTGCAGGCGTGTTTTCCCATCACCGAAGATTCGTGAAAAGACATGAATGTAAATCGCCTTGCAAATAAAGCCAGGAACATGGCCCTCAACTACCAAACCTAAATCCTCCAGTAGTTGGCAGTATAAGAACAGTAAGGATCTCAACAGTTAACAATTTTGccaataatattattttatgttttgctttttatgaAATACGTAAAATAATAGTTTTATTGCATTGTGTGCTTAAAATGCAAACTTAATCTCGAACCTATCTGGCTATGTTCAACCGGAGGTTGATGCTACTGTCTGTGGCTTTACAAAATACAAGCGACCAGAACGAACGCAGAGCACCGAGTATAAAATAAAGTTCTAGCTAAATCTAGACTACCATTGCCTTGTACGCACCAAGGTGTTAATGTTATATCGTTAATAACGCGATTTCCCTCGTCACCTGGAGAGCATATTATTTTGATACAGGTCTCCACGTCCCAGTTTGACACACAGCAATCGTCGTATAAAGTAATAAACAGCCTGTGctttcccccaccctctccgGGTATACGTGACGCACGTGCTGCGTGCGAACCAGACGTTCGTTATCTTGTAGTTCTAGGGTTCATCTGGGTTTGGCTGACTTCTGGGTTCATACTATACCTGTATCTGGAAGCGCAGAGAAATAAATATTGCGGAGATATTTATTGAAGTAACGATATACGAATATAAAGGATCGACGTAGGCGCAGGATTGAAGACATGAAGAAATCCAGGAGAAGATGGAGAGTAAATTATACTACTCGTTAGATTGCACAGAGGAACTGAATACTCTCTTGTCAAACGCCGAAGAAGGACTGCAAATTGAGAGGTAAGCAGTTTATGTTACACTAATGTTGAACCTGTTGTGAAAACGTGTGCCGTAATCGCTCATAACTGATTTTGCGTTGTAAAGTGTCCCACAGGTTTTTGTTCGTCAGACATGATGGAATTTGTTATGGCGTGAACAGAACTTCAGACGTCTACGCAATAATCGCGTTCTACACTGTTTACTTATTTTACCGCGTTGTCGCTCTTGCGTATTGTGAGGATTGGGTATGTTGCCGATAAATTTGTTGTGTAAAACGTTTTTTTCGATTATAATGACGTTCGGAATGACGATGCAATATTTTTAGAACGAATTATTGTATCCGTGGCCGACTAGCCAACCGACTAACCTACTCAGCTTGCTGGCTGCTATGGCgttaaaacaaatattgaaaCAGTCgttgtattttttcattaaattgacGTCTCGTTTGCATATGCATTAGTATTGTTAATCTCCGCTGCAATTATAATTGAGGTGTCTATCGTTGTTTGCAAATTATATGGTATTTTTGTGGTAGGGAAAACTTGATAAGCAACCGTGATGCAAAGGATCCAACTACATCAATTCACGTTATATACAGTTTTCTGTCGCTGTTTCTGTGTTGGTGTAAAGCTCAACCGAAATGTGACATTCCCATTTCTGTACTGACACTTTATTGGCCACTTGGTGGCCAGCACTGAGCGGGGTAGATTTCACCAGGCTCCAACAGTTTGTTTTGCCATTTGACACGTAAACTTGACCGATAAGTGCACAACTAAACGACTGTGTTGCGGAGGTTAGTGTTTAACTTAGTTTGGACATAAAATTTATCCACAATTATTCTCTTATTGGTTTTCTTCATGCTTTGCATCACAGATGGCATTAAGTTTCTGTAATACTACTACACTGAGAGACATTCAATACGGCGATATGTGATACAGTTCATTGCCTTCTTATGATTACAGTTTTCTTAAACTGTTGAAATCAAATAAGTAGTGTCTGTTCTTAAATTTAAAGTGTGACGCAGTAATAcaattattcttatttatttgaattaattcttTAACACACAAATCACTGCTGTAGGACTCAAACTCATATCTAATCTACAGTCCTTACAACCTCTTGCTATGTCCTCTCTTCTTTCTGGCAGGACAAAAACGCTGTTTGAGGAGATCCGTGCCTCTGTTAATAACAACGACGAGCAGGACCGCTCCTTCTGGCGGCCTGTGCTGCCATGGGGCGGCGTCTACATCATCCGGGCAGGGAGGAAGGCCATCTCCTGCATCCCTCTGTATGTTAAGATAAGCTTGAAGAACACGTGCACCATCGATGGCTTCCTCATGCTCCTCTACGTCATTCTGCGCGAAAACCAGACCTTCACCCGTGAGGTGAGCCATTTCCTTGGCAAGGAGTTTGTTAACCATTTCCTCCACCTGATGGACTCCTATGACTACACCACCGTCAAGCTGCTGTGGATCTGGGACAGGATGTCCAAGCAGCAGTACCGGTCCGAGATTCATCGGGCCGCGCTGGAGATAGACCTGTTTGGCAACGAGCACGAAAACTTCACCAAGAATTTGGAGGACCTGATGTCTACCGTGCAGGAGAGCCTCTGCACCAACGGGGCCTGCCCTGCCCGCTTTCAGGAGCTCCTCAATAAGACCATCAACATCAAGTGAGAGACGGCTCCATTCTAAACCAGTCCTCCATTCTCCTTGGCAACACTGATCTTCCATCAGTGCTCGGCATGTGTACAGATCAGAATGACAATATTTACTGTTTGCCCGGCTACTGATTGGAGATCACTGGCGCTGAAAGGAGGCAGTAGTAAGCACTTAGtacagaaaaatgaacataacaggAGGTACAGTGTGGAGACAAAGGGAGAGCCTTCCATTGAATACAGAATCAATATTAACCAGGTTAATTCAGTAAAACGGCTGTGATACAAGAGCTAGTAAAGAGGGCTTTAGGCTTTGGTTTTCCGTGTGGTGTCATCACAATCCATATTGTGTGCCCTCTTGGTCAGTAATGGGCTACATGTTGTCCACTCCAGTTGGAtgtttattttaactttatCGTTCAGCCATTTGATCACTGATCCATAGCTTTCAATGAGGCCACAAGGCATCCTTTTTAATTTACCCAAATGCTGACGCTTACTAACAGATGTCCAAATTATGAGTCCAAGCGATAATATGCTTAGTTCTGTCCTGCTGGATGGCTTCCCACTCCTGTCTTCGCTTGGCTTTGATTTCGCCCTCCTGACTCCCCATTATTATAAAATGACGTGCAGCTGTCGTCTGTCGAGGTTGTGAAAAACCAACGAGGAATAAGGCGGCGGGAGGCACGACTTCGTAACAGAGTCGTCTGCTGCTCCACTAGCCCCTTATAAGGCAGTTTGGGTGGTGGTGGGCTGTGTCTTAACAGTAGGAGGGTGTTTGTCAGTTTATCACCCATGCCTCAGAAATCCTGCCCTTTTTCTCGCTCGCGTTCTGTCCTCTCAATCAGGCCCATTTATTTGGCAAACCTAGGGATGGGCACCCTGATGAGATTCTGCTGGAGTCTGAATTTTCTCATGCATGTAAATGATCAAAAAATTGATGAAATCAACTTTGAGTTGAGATATTTAGCGGTTTGCAAAACCTGCCATTCATTTGTAATATTCTCAGTGTATAGTAAGCTGGTAAACTAAATGCAAGACACACATGAATTATGTCTGGCCAAATGCAACAGTATTGTCTGATGAGATGATTTCaacttgcatgttttttttaatttttactgtgAACATGTACACAACAAATGTATATCTGATCAGATGAAATTTGACCATCAGACAGTGCCAGGGGAACTCAATTTTAGCACACGCACAACAGTTATCTTGTTACCTCATTACAGAATACTTGGCAAGCAAACCAAAGTAGCCGCCAAAATATAGGTTTTCATATTGCTGTCATCATGTTAGTCTTAGTTAACTTGATGCCTCATATTATCTTCATACATCCATCTGTCACATATTAGCTATGAATGAATTAACATAAAACAGTGACGTAATTtggaaaaactgcagaaaatgaaCTACCCCTTTAAATATCCGAGAAAGTGATTAGTGAGTGAGTGGTACAAACTGATCCAGAGTGAGACTCAGAGACCTCTTGGTTAGATAAATTCGAGTTAAAAATATCAAACTCTCATTAGACTGGAGGACATAAACTACCatgaaatgataatttaaaaaaagttgtatttCTTGAGCCCCAAAGGCAGtcgagcaggaagtgtgtgccCACACAAAAGAGCAGTGAAGTAAACAACTGGGCCGCATCTT
This window of the Anguilla anguilla isolate fAngAng1 chromosome 1, fAngAng1.pri, whole genome shotgun sequence genome carries:
- the c1h14orf28 gene encoding uncharacterized protein C14orf28 homolog, producing the protein MESKLYYSLDCTEELNTLLSNAEEGLQIERTKTLFEEIRASVNNNDEQDRSFWRPVLPWGGVYIIRAGRKAISCIPLYVKISLKNTCTIDGFLMLLYVILRENQTFTREVSHFLGKEFVNHFLHLMDSYDYTTVKLLWIWDRMSKQQYRSEIHRAALEIDLFGNEHENFTKNLEDLMSTVQESLCTNGACPARFQELLNKTINIKPPHELPHRDLIQSAVDEFFCPKILLCKEMGCDGLRELSQRVFCHGPPPFVILNMQLWKSEDLAYVPYHLDLSQHRYLLEGATLFSKEEHHYSAAFQIDGNWLHYDGLRSDNLILLNKPPELLLLSSLVYIRASDK